One genomic window of Pigmentiphaga litoralis includes the following:
- a CDS encoding TetR/AcrR family transcriptional regulator — MLSATDRRRRILDAAEALFTAKGYGDTSMDDIARACGMSKKTLYAVFADKATLFSSLIADNEAFPILAYEGGKTVADTRAALTDVLTGLVDFILMPRQVSMTRLAICETLHAPELSQQFFTAALDRGESYLRDALTRVFPAWNARTIQPLLPIMVGAALGGLQLRALVEPGKLPDRRTRRRNIATCVAMVWPLLSQPPGAAD; from the coding sequence GTGTTGTCGGCAACCGACAGGCGGCGCCGCATCCTGGACGCCGCCGAAGCGCTGTTCACCGCAAAGGGATATGGCGACACGAGCATGGACGACATCGCCCGGGCCTGCGGCATGTCGAAGAAAACGCTGTATGCGGTGTTCGCGGACAAGGCCACCCTGTTCTCGTCCCTGATCGCCGACAATGAGGCCTTTCCCATCCTGGCCTACGAAGGCGGCAAGACGGTCGCCGACACCCGCGCGGCGCTGACGGACGTGCTGACTGGACTGGTGGATTTCATTCTGATGCCCAGGCAGGTGTCGATGACCCGCCTGGCGATTTGCGAAACGCTGCATGCGCCGGAACTGAGCCAGCAGTTCTTTACCGCCGCACTCGATCGCGGTGAAAGCTATCTGCGCGATGCGCTGACACGTGTCTTTCCGGCCTGGAATGCCAGGACGATCCAGCCGCTGCTGCCCATTATGGTGGGCGCCGCGCTGGGGGGCCTGCAACTGCGCGCGCTGGTCGAACCCGGCAAGCTGCCCGACCGGCGTACCCGGCGACGCAACATCGCCACGTGCGTGGCCATGGTGTGGCCGCTCCTCAGCCAGCCACCGGGGGCGGCCGACTGA
- a CDS encoding multidrug effflux MFS transporter, whose protein sequence is MDKRALRIAIILGALSALGPLAIDMYLPALPMMVNDLATNDGAVQRSLMSFFIGLTLGQLVYGPVSDKVGRKPVIYVGLALFTLGSIGCAMATSIDQLTLLRLVQGLGGSIGMVIGMAVVRDLYTGALAGRLMSLMIMVLGIAPILAPLFGSVVLSVATWQIIFIVLAIYGVVAIAVVARFLPESRMPELRAVSHPSAAFKHYAGLLVSSKFIPYVLALALAQAGFFAYLSASSFVFISLHGLSPMAYSIIFGVNAVGLIAGAQLNARFVRKHGAAPVVRCATVVYAIAAVVLALADQAGYASLPLLCVLLFVVITSMGFLLPPSTMLAMEAHGAIAGTAAALMGAFQFGLGAIGSAIVAALADGTAAPMLGAIAGCGVAAALVANLAFPKRTAPANAGAAAH, encoded by the coding sequence ATGGACAAACGCGCTTTGCGCATCGCCATCATCCTGGGCGCTCTCAGCGCGCTCGGGCCGCTGGCCATCGATATGTATCTGCCGGCGCTGCCGATGATGGTGAACGATCTCGCCACCAATGACGGCGCGGTTCAACGCAGCCTAATGTCGTTTTTTATCGGGCTGACGCTTGGCCAGCTGGTGTACGGGCCGGTGTCCGACAAGGTCGGCCGCAAGCCCGTGATCTATGTGGGCCTGGCGCTGTTCACGCTGGGGTCGATCGGCTGCGCGATGGCCACGTCGATCGACCAGCTGACCCTGCTGCGGCTGGTGCAGGGCCTGGGCGGATCGATCGGCATGGTGATCGGCATGGCTGTGGTGCGTGACCTGTACACGGGCGCGCTGGCAGGGCGGCTCATGTCGCTGATGATCATGGTGCTGGGCATCGCGCCGATTCTTGCGCCGCTGTTCGGCAGCGTGGTGCTGTCGGTGGCCACATGGCAGATCATCTTTATCGTGCTGGCCATCTACGGCGTGGTGGCGATCGCCGTCGTGGCGCGCTTCCTGCCTGAAAGCCGGATGCCGGAACTGCGCGCGGTCAGCCATCCATCGGCCGCGTTCAAGCATTACGCCGGCCTGCTGGTCAGCAGCAAGTTCATTCCCTATGTGCTGGCCTTGGCCCTGGCGCAGGCCGGCTTCTTTGCCTACCTGTCGGCGTCGTCCTTCGTCTTCATCTCGCTACACGGCCTGTCGCCCATGGCGTACAGCATCATCTTCGGCGTCAATGCCGTGGGCCTGATTGCCGGCGCGCAATTGAATGCACGCTTCGTGCGCAAGCATGGCGCAGCGCCGGTGGTGCGGTGTGCGACGGTGGTGTATGCAATCGCGGCCGTCGTGCTGGCCCTGGCCGACCAGGCGGGCTATGCCAGCCTGCCCCTGCTGTGCGTGCTGCTGTTCGTCGTGATCACCAGCATGGGCTTTTTGTTGCCGCCCAGCACCATGCTGGCGATGGAAGCGCACGGCGCGATTGCCGGCACGGCCGCCGCATTGATGGGCGCGTTCCAGTTTGGTCTGGGCGCCATCGGCAGCGCGATCGTCGCGGCATTGGCCGACGGCACGGCAGCGCCGATGCTGGGTGCGATTGCAGGCTGCGGCGTGGCCGCCGCGCTGGTGGCGAACCTGGCGTTTCCAAAGCGGACAGCGCCCGCCAATGCGGGGGCCGCCGCGCATTGA
- the proB gene encoding glutamate 5-kinase: protein MTSTSVIAEAKRLVVKVGSSLVTDEGRGLDRQALARWAAQIAQLRAMGKDVVLVSSGAIAEGMLRLGWDKRPTHIPELQAAAAVGQMGLAQAYETSFAQHGIHTAQILLTHDDLSDRRRYLNARSTLFTLLRLGVVPIINENDTVVTDEIKFGDNDTLGSLVTNLIEANALVILTDQAGLYSADPRKQPDARFISLANAGDPALELMAGGAGSSLGRGGMLTKILAAKRAAGSGAHTVIASGREPNILERLAGGECIGTELRASVPMLSARKQWLADHLQLRGRITLDEGAAKALTRDGKSLLPIGVTAVEGEFERGDVVACIDASGQELARGLINYSASDTRRIMRKASSQIAAILGSMEAPELMHRDNLVVR, encoded by the coding sequence ATGACATCGACTTCAGTGATCGCCGAGGCCAAGCGCCTGGTAGTAAAAGTGGGTTCCTCCCTTGTGACCGACGAGGGCCGCGGCCTGGATCGCCAGGCCCTGGCCCGGTGGGCGGCGCAGATCGCGCAGCTGCGCGCGATGGGCAAGGACGTGGTGCTGGTGTCGAGCGGCGCGATTGCCGAAGGCATGCTGCGCCTGGGCTGGGACAAGCGCCCCACCCACATTCCCGAATTGCAGGCTGCGGCCGCCGTGGGGCAGATGGGCCTGGCGCAAGCCTATGAAACCAGCTTTGCGCAGCATGGCATCCATACCGCGCAGATCCTGCTGACCCATGACGACCTGTCGGACCGCCGCCGCTACCTGAACGCACGGTCGACCCTGTTCACGCTGCTGCGCCTGGGTGTCGTGCCCATCATCAATGAAAACGACACGGTCGTGACCGACGAGATCAAGTTCGGCGACAACGACACGCTCGGGTCGCTCGTGACCAATCTGATCGAAGCCAACGCGCTCGTGATCCTGACGGATCAGGCTGGGCTGTATTCGGCCGACCCGCGCAAGCAGCCCGACGCCCGGTTCATCTCGCTGGCCAACGCCGGCGACCCGGCGCTGGAACTGATGGCGGGCGGCGCGGGCAGCAGCCTGGGCCGCGGCGGCATGCTGACCAAGATCCTGGCCGCCAAACGCGCGGCCGGCAGTGGCGCGCACACCGTGATCGCCTCGGGCCGCGAACCCAACATCCTGGAACGGCTGGCCGGTGGCGAGTGTATCGGCACCGAACTGCGTGCGTCCGTGCCGATGCTGTCGGCCCGCAAGCAGTGGCTGGCCGATCACCTGCAATTGCGCGGGCGCATCACCCTGGACGAAGGCGCCGCCAAGGCGCTGACCCGCGATGGCAAAAGCTTGCTGCCAATCGGCGTCACGGCCGTGGAAGGGGAATTCGAGCGGGGGGATGTGGTGGCGTGCATCGACGCTTCGGGCCAGGAACTGGCCCGGGGGCTGATCAATTATTCAGCCAGCGACACCCGGCGCATCATGCGCAAGGCGTCCAGCCAGATCGCCGCGATCCTGGGCAGCATGGAAGCGCCCGAGCTGATGCATCGCGACAATCTGGTGGTTCGGTAG
- the rplU gene encoding 50S ribosomal protein L21, whose amino-acid sequence MYAVIKTGGKQYRVATGEKLKIEQIPADIGQEITLDQVLAVGEGDQIVIGAPLLTTAVVTATILAHGRHDKVRIFKMRRRKHYQKRQGHRQNYTEIQIGTITA is encoded by the coding sequence ATGTACGCGGTCATAAAAACCGGTGGCAAGCAATATCGCGTTGCTACTGGTGAAAAATTGAAGATAGAACAGATACCGGCAGACATTGGGCAAGAAATCACGCTGGACCAGGTGTTGGCAGTGGGTGAAGGCGATCAGATCGTGATCGGCGCTCCCCTCCTGACCACCGCGGTCGTTACGGCAACGATTCTTGCACACGGTCGTCATGACAAGGTCCGCATTTTCAAGATGCGTCGGCGCAAGCACTACCAGAAGCGCCAGGGCCACCGTCAGAACTACACCGAAATCCAGATCGGCACCATCACCGCCTAA
- the obgE gene encoding GTPase ObgE, protein MKFVDEATIEVIAGKGGNGVASFRREKFIPFGGPDGGDGGRGGTIYAIADRNINTLIDYRYARLHRAQNGEQGSGSDRYGAGGKDITLRMPVGTIVHDADTGEFLFDLSTHGQRVVLAAGGAGGLGNLHFKSSTNRAPRQFTFGAEGGQRKLKLELKVLADVGLLGMPNAGKSTLIRKVSNARPKVADYPFTTLHPNLGVVRTDTDRSFVIADIPGLIEGASDGAGLGHQFLRHLSRTRVLLHLVDVAPLDSSVDPVHEARAIVEELRRYDEELYNKPRWLILNKLDMVDDPKGLQEAFCYELGWDGPVFGISALSGAGTQELVWALQNWLDEQRLAEQAFDQDSRFADSRSAASARAEHDAVMSAAQAGVDAGDYPGSDDDAGHGAHGNDAIRDEDQDDQDGEAFVKRSDDPRFR, encoded by the coding sequence ATGAAATTCGTCGACGAAGCCACCATCGAAGTCATTGCCGGCAAGGGCGGCAACGGCGTGGCGAGCTTTCGCCGCGAAAAATTCATTCCCTTCGGCGGCCCCGATGGCGGCGACGGCGGACGTGGCGGCACGATCTACGCGATCGCCGACCGCAACATCAACACCCTGATCGACTACCGGTACGCCCGGCTGCACCGCGCCCAGAACGGCGAACAGGGCAGCGGGTCCGACCGGTACGGCGCGGGCGGCAAGGACATCACCCTGCGGATGCCCGTCGGCACGATCGTGCACGACGCGGACACCGGTGAATTCCTGTTCGACCTGTCGACCCATGGCCAGCGCGTCGTGCTGGCGGCGGGCGGCGCCGGCGGCCTGGGCAACCTGCACTTCAAGTCGAGCACGAACCGCGCCCCGCGCCAGTTCACGTTCGGCGCCGAAGGCGGTCAGCGCAAGCTCAAGCTGGAACTGAAGGTGCTGGCCGATGTGGGCCTGCTGGGCATGCCGAACGCCGGCAAGTCCACCCTGATCCGCAAGGTGTCGAACGCGCGGCCCAAGGTGGCGGACTATCCGTTCACCACCCTGCACCCGAACCTGGGCGTGGTCCGCACCGACACGGATCGCAGCTTTGTGATCGCCGACATTCCCGGGCTGATCGAAGGCGCATCCGACGGCGCGGGCCTGGGTCACCAGTTCCTGCGTCACCTGTCGCGCACCCGCGTGCTGCTGCACCTGGTGGACGTGGCCCCGCTGGATTCGTCGGTCGACCCCGTGCACGAAGCGCGCGCGATCGTCGAAGAACTCCGCCGCTATGACGAAGAGCTCTACAACAAGCCACGCTGGCTGATCCTGAACAAGCTGGACATGGTGGACGACCCCAAGGGTCTGCAGGAAGCGTTCTGCTATGAACTGGGCTGGGATGGTCCGGTGTTCGGCATTTCGGCGCTGAGCGGCGCCGGCACCCAGGAACTGGTGTGGGCCTTGCAGAACTGGCTGGATGAACAGCGCCTGGCCGAACAGGCCTTCGACCAGGACTCGCGTTTTGCCGACAGCCGGTCGGCGGCGTCGGCCCGGGCCGAACACGATGCGGTCATGTCGGCAGCGCAAGCCGGCGTGGATGCCGGTGACTACCCCGGTTCGGACGACGACGCCGGCCACGGCGCGCATGGCAACGATGCCATCCGCGACGAAGACCAGGACGACCAGGATGGCGAAGCCTTCGTCAAACGCAGCGACGATCCCCGCTTCCGTTAA
- the rpmA gene encoding 50S ribosomal protein L27, with protein MAQKKGGGSTRNGRDSESKRLGVKAYGGQVISAGSIIVRQRGTRFHAGVNVGMGKDHTLFALSEGRVTFAFKGALRKQVVSIVPA; from the coding sequence ATGGCACAGAAGAAGGGCGGCGGTTCTACACGGAACGGCCGCGACTCAGAATCAAAGCGCCTGGGCGTCAAAGCCTACGGTGGTCAAGTCATCTCGGCAGGTTCGATCATCGTGCGTCAGCGCGGTACGCGTTTCCACGCCGGCGTGAATGTTGGCATGGGCAAGGACCACACCCTGTTCGCGCTGAGCGAAGGCCGTGTGACGTTCGCGTTCAAGGGCGCCCTGCGCAAGCAGGTCGTCTCGATCGTACCGGCCTGA
- the ispB gene encoding octaprenyl diphosphate synthase, with protein MSLPTLFAPIADDMKAVDAVIRARLDSDVPLIRTIADYIIGAGGKRMRPALLLLIARSLNYQGTNHHLMAAVVEFIHTATLLHDDVVDESSLRRGRPTANAVFGNAASVLVGDFLHSRSFQMMVETGSVRVMQILADATNVIAEGEVLQLLNVHDPLVTEERYFQVVRYKTARLFEASSQLGAVLAGATPEQEAAATEFGRRIGTAFQLIDDVLDYSGDADALGKNLGDDLREGKPTLPLIRVMNVGTPSQQALIREAIETGEGDFAAVAAAIRESDALAYTRQRAVEEADAARQALEAYPISDFRNSLIEFCAFAVNRDR; from the coding sequence TTGAGCCTGCCTACGCTGTTTGCCCCGATCGCCGACGACATGAAAGCTGTCGATGCCGTGATCCGCGCGCGTCTCGACTCCGATGTGCCGCTCATCCGCACCATTGCCGATTACATCATCGGCGCGGGCGGCAAGCGGATGCGGCCTGCCTTGCTATTGTTGATCGCGCGTTCCCTCAATTACCAGGGCACCAACCATCACCTGATGGCAGCCGTGGTCGAATTCATCCACACGGCCACCCTGCTGCACGACGACGTCGTCGACGAATCCAGCCTGCGCCGCGGCCGGCCCACCGCCAACGCGGTGTTCGGCAACGCCGCCAGCGTGCTGGTGGGCGACTTCCTGCATTCCCGCTCGTTCCAGATGATGGTCGAGACCGGATCCGTGCGCGTCATGCAGATCCTGGCCGACGCCACCAACGTGATTGCCGAAGGCGAAGTGCTGCAGCTATTGAATGTGCACGATCCCCTGGTGACCGAAGAACGCTACTTCCAGGTGGTCCGCTACAAGACTGCGCGCCTGTTCGAAGCATCGTCGCAACTGGGCGCCGTGCTGGCCGGGGCCACCCCCGAACAGGAAGCCGCCGCGACCGAATTCGGCCGCCGCATCGGCACTGCCTTCCAGCTGATCGACGACGTGCTCGACTACAGTGGGGACGCCGATGCCCTGGGCAAGAACCTGGGCGACGACTTGCGCGAAGGCAAACCCACCCTGCCGTTGATCCGCGTCATGAACGTCGGCACGCCGTCGCAGCAGGCCCTGATCCGCGAAGCCATCGAGACGGGCGAAGGCGACTTTGCCGCCGTCGCCGCCGCCATCCGCGAGTCCGACGCCCTGGCCTACACCCGCCAGCGCGCAGTGGAAGAAGCCGATGCGGCGCGGCAGGCGCTGGAGGCCTATCCCATTTCCGATTTCAGAAATTCTTTGATAGAATTCTGCGCTTTCGCGGTCAATCGAGATCGCTGA
- a CDS encoding DUF1501 domain-containing protein, whose amino-acid sequence MTPLHSSGQLARRAFLRRAGQLGLAGVATPWALNLAAIGEAAAFTASDYKALVCVFLYGGNDHGNTVIPVDAANYAKYATIRGGLGLPQASLAGTTLDPSTALPNGMKLALAPQMTGLKQLFDSGRMAVQLNVGPLRVPTTLAQYQARSVPLPPKLFSHNDQQSIWQSSQTEGATRGWGGRMGDLAMANNGSSVFTCISVSGNAVYLSGDSALQYQVSPSGPVSMWPTKSGLYGSNACSAALKSLITGSSTHTLENEYARVTSRSIAAEAQVGAALAGIPTSTTAYPADNPLAAQLQMVAKLISARSALGTKRQVFMVSMGGFDLHDGLPYQHPALLAKVSEAMTAFYANTVELGIANSVTAFTASDFGRTLVSNGDGSDHGWGSHHFVVGGAVKGKQFYGTAPSVSVNGPDDVGQGRLLPTTSVDQFAATMARWFGVSDSELSLVVPGIGNFGSRTMGFL is encoded by the coding sequence ATGACTCCTCTTCATTCTTCGGGCCAGCTCGCCCGCCGCGCCTTCCTGCGCCGCGCGGGTCAACTCGGACTGGCCGGCGTGGCCACGCCGTGGGCACTCAACCTTGCCGCCATTGGCGAGGCTGCCGCCTTTACGGCGTCGGACTACAAGGCGCTGGTCTGCGTGTTCCTGTACGGCGGCAACGATCACGGCAACACCGTGATCCCGGTCGACGCCGCCAACTATGCCAAGTACGCCACGATCCGTGGCGGCCTCGGCCTGCCGCAAGCCAGCCTGGCCGGCACGACGCTCGACCCGTCGACGGCCCTGCCCAACGGCATGAAGCTGGCCCTGGCGCCGCAAATGACCGGCCTCAAGCAATTGTTCGACAGCGGCCGCATGGCGGTGCAATTGAACGTGGGCCCGCTGCGCGTGCCGACCACCCTGGCGCAATATCAGGCGCGTTCGGTGCCGCTGCCGCCCAAGCTGTTTTCGCACAACGACCAGCAATCCATCTGGCAGTCGTCGCAGACCGAAGGCGCAACGCGCGGCTGGGGCGGTCGCATGGGTGACCTGGCCATGGCCAATAACGGCAGCTCGGTCTTCACCTGCATTTCCGTGTCCGGCAACGCCGTGTACCTGTCGGGCGATTCCGCCCTGCAATACCAGGTCAGCCCGTCGGGCCCCGTGTCGATGTGGCCTACCAAAAGCGGCCTGTATGGATCGAACGCGTGCAGCGCGGCGCTCAAGTCGCTCATTACCGGTTCGAGCACGCACACGCTGGAAAACGAATACGCCCGTGTGACCAGCCGTTCCATCGCGGCCGAAGCGCAAGTCGGTGCGGCGCTGGCCGGCATTCCCACGTCCACCACGGCCTACCCCGCCGACAACCCGCTGGCTGCGCAGCTGCAGATGGTGGCCAAGCTGATTTCGGCACGCAGCGCGCTGGGCACCAAACGCCAGGTGTTCATGGTGTCGATGGGCGGCTTCGACTTGCATGACGGCCTGCCCTATCAGCACCCGGCCTTGCTGGCCAAGGTGTCGGAAGCCATGACCGCCTTCTACGCCAACACGGTGGAACTGGGCATTGCCAACAGCGTGACGGCCTTCACGGCATCCGACTTTGGCCGCACGCTGGTGTCCAACGGCGACGGCTCCGACCACGGCTGGGGCTCGCACCACTTCGTGGTGGGCGGCGCGGTCAAGGGCAAGCAGTTCTACGGCACGGCGCCGTCGGTGTCGGTCAACGGGCCGGACGATGTCGGTCAGGGCCGCCTGTTGCCGACCACGTCGGTCGATCAGTTCGCGGCGACGATGGCCCGCTGGTTTGGCGTGTCCGACAGCGAGTTGAGCCTGGTGGTGCCGGGCATCGGCAACTTCGGTTCGCGCACGATGGGCTTCCTGTAA
- a CDS encoding DUF1800 domain-containing protein — protein MSTHPSLDDPIASNVTIDDAVTGVAMPEPEDVAASPASNGLLNTVRSSLFAWPSALAATVLAACGGGEGGAEVGSAVATPTPTPTPTPTPTPTPTPTPTPTPTPTPTPTPTPTPTPTPTPTPTPTPTPTPTPTPTPTPTPTPTPTPDPTPTPQPTPQPTPQPTPEPTPQPQPAIAPTAAEASRFLQQAQFSASDAEISAVQTAGYKAWLDQQFNAPSAISGWDWLISRGLNGSNQNGNFFPINYMAWHQLIMSGDAVRKRVALALSEIFVVAAENVQGAERPLFLLAAYWDMLSSNAFGTYRQLLEAVTLNPAMGYFLNVRGNQKANPSTGRAPDENFGREVMQLFSIGLYELNQDGSLKTDGNGQPIETYNQATVTAMASVFTGWDYDYTQGHTQENPVQVRLPMKLNAALHSTAAASFLGTNVAAGTDGATALKVALDTLANHPNVAPFIGRQLIQRLVTSNPSPAYIGRVSAVWNNNGSGVRGDLKAVLRAILLDDEARSGSIASGPTWGKLREPMVRFIQWARTFNASSPSGEWTLGDLNSSSWALGQSPFYSSSVFNFFRPGYVPPDTALAATGQVAPEFQITNESTVACYINFMADTVRKGFVQLVPNYSKELSIAADATALVDRVNLLMSGRQLSAATLNTIVTAVSSISANSADGLKNRVYAAILLVMASPQYIVQK, from the coding sequence TTGAGCACCCATCCCAGCCTTGACGACCCGATCGCGTCCAACGTGACGATCGATGACGCCGTGACCGGCGTCGCCATGCCTGAACCGGAAGACGTAGCTGCGTCGCCGGCGTCCAACGGACTGCTCAATACCGTGCGGTCGTCGCTGTTTGCCTGGCCGTCGGCCCTGGCCGCGACCGTGCTCGCCGCCTGCGGTGGCGGTGAAGGCGGTGCGGAAGTCGGGTCTGCAGTAGCGACCCCGACGCCAACGCCGACCCCGACCCCGACCCCGACGCCAACGCCGACCCCGACGCCAACGCCGACGCCAACGCCGACGCCAACGCCGACACCGACGCCAACCCCGACGCCGACGCCAACCCCGACGCCCACGCCGACGCCAACGCCCACGCCGACGCCGACACCGACACCGACACCCACCCCAACACCCACCCCGACGCCGGACCCCACCCCGACGCCGCAGCCGACCCCCCAGCCGACGCCTCAGCCCACGCCCGAGCCGACCCCGCAGCCGCAGCCCGCGATCGCGCCCACGGCTGCCGAAGCGTCGCGCTTCCTGCAGCAAGCGCAATTCTCGGCGTCGGATGCGGAAATCTCCGCAGTGCAGACGGCCGGCTACAAGGCGTGGCTGGATCAGCAATTCAACGCCCCGTCCGCCATCAGCGGCTGGGACTGGCTGATCAGCCGCGGCCTGAACGGCAGCAACCAGAACGGCAACTTCTTCCCGATCAACTACATGGCGTGGCACCAGCTCATCATGAGCGGCGACGCCGTGCGCAAGCGTGTCGCGCTCGCCCTGTCCGAAATCTTCGTGGTGGCCGCCGAAAACGTGCAGGGCGCCGAACGGCCGCTGTTCCTGCTGGCCGCCTACTGGGACATGCTGTCCAGCAATGCCTTCGGCACCTATCGCCAGCTGCTTGAAGCGGTCACGCTGAACCCGGCCATGGGCTATTTCCTGAACGTGCGGGGCAACCAGAAGGCCAACCCCAGCACCGGCCGCGCACCCGACGAGAACTTCGGCCGCGAAGTCATGCAGCTGTTTTCGATCGGGCTGTACGAACTGAACCAGGACGGCTCGCTCAAGACCGACGGCAACGGTCAGCCGATCGAAACCTACAACCAGGCCACCGTGACAGCCATGGCCAGCGTCTTTACGGGCTGGGACTACGACTACACGCAAGGCCACACGCAAGAAAATCCGGTGCAGGTGCGCCTGCCCATGAAGCTCAACGCCGCCTTGCACTCGACCGCGGCCGCCAGCTTCCTGGGCACGAACGTGGCGGCCGGCACGGACGGCGCGACCGCGCTCAAGGTGGCGCTCGACACCCTGGCCAACCATCCGAACGTGGCGCCCTTCATTGGCCGTCAGCTGATCCAGCGTCTGGTCACCAGCAATCCCAGCCCGGCCTATATCGGCCGCGTGTCGGCAGTCTGGAACAACAATGGCTCGGGCGTCCGGGGTGACCTGAAGGCGGTGCTCCGCGCGATCCTGCTGGACGACGAAGCTCGCAGCGGCAGCATCGCCAGCGGTCCGACCTGGGGCAAGCTGCGCGAACCCATGGTCCGCTTCATCCAGTGGGCACGCACCTTCAACGCCAGCTCGCCGTCGGGCGAATGGACCCTGGGCGATTTGAACAGCAGCTCGTGGGCCCTGGGGCAGAGCCCGTTCTACTCGTCATCGGTCTTCAACTTTTTCCGGCCGGGCTATGTGCCGCCCGATACCGCATTGGCCGCGACCGGCCAGGTGGCGCCTGAATTCCAGATCACGAACGAATCGACCGTGGCCTGCTACATCAACTTCATGGCCGACACCGTCCGCAAGGGCTTTGTGCAACTGGTGCCCAACTACAGCAAGGAACTCAGCATCGCCGCCGACGCCACCGCATTGGTGGACCGCGTCAACCTGTTGATGTCGGGCCGGCAACTCAGCGCCGCGACCCTCAACACCATCGTGACCGCCGTGTCGTCGATCTCGGCCAATTCGGCCGACGGTCTGAAGAACCGGGTCTATGCCGCCATCCTGTTGGTGATGGCTTCCCCGCAATACATCGTCCAGAAATAG
- a CDS encoding Abi family protein codes for MPHRAAIQAAISPARMGTFMKAARLPNDLQSAIDLYNWNAHVSAAFLHPLHICEVVVRNTISEAIEATHGAGWPWSRGFLLNLPDSGNFNPRKELVLAAEKVRRRHGPAAPTGAVVAEIKFAFWESMLTARFDAGLWDKHLHRVLPQVPRSTKYSVVRASMNAQLKTLRHLRNRIAHHEPVFQMPLADHLDAISQLVGMRCWHTRDWLMRSQKVGGLLAARL; via the coding sequence ATGCCTCATCGAGCCGCGATTCAAGCCGCTATTTCCCCTGCAAGAATGGGCACCTTCATGAAGGCGGCGCGGCTGCCCAATGATCTTCAGAGCGCCATTGACCTCTACAACTGGAATGCCCACGTGTCGGCTGCTTTTCTTCATCCCTTGCACATCTGTGAGGTCGTCGTGAGGAACACGATTTCTGAAGCGATAGAAGCCACACACGGCGCGGGCTGGCCATGGTCGCGGGGCTTCCTGTTGAATCTGCCGGATTCGGGCAACTTCAATCCTCGTAAAGAGCTTGTGCTGGCAGCGGAAAAGGTCCGGCGCAGGCACGGACCAGCAGCTCCAACCGGAGCCGTCGTCGCAGAGATCAAGTTCGCATTCTGGGAATCGATGCTGACTGCCCGATTTGATGCGGGTCTTTGGGACAAGCATTTGCATCGGGTTCTGCCGCAGGTGCCTCGTTCCACGAAATACAGCGTGGTGCGCGCGTCCATGAATGCCCAACTGAAAACGCTGCGTCATCTTAGGAACCGCATTGCTCACCATGAGCCAGTCTTCCAGATGCCCCTGGCAGACCACCTGGATGCAATAAGCCAATTGGTAGGGATGCGTTGCTGGCACACGCGTGACTGGCTGATGCGCTCGCAAAAGGTCGGTGGCCTCCTGGCTGCTCGGCTGTAA
- a CDS encoding CNP1-like family protein, with amino-acid sequence MMLLNAGTPAPAAGNTPDFARGRTWLRRAVMTGVAVGLVAGLAACGAPRQPGTYLLDDLDEDKMLPDAGWEELRTQLPPVPTRTDTLPIEPMSVRQNRTFDFGIDPRSVGVAPGGIVRYTLYQVSDRGAETASYESIRCRSKEWRPVATLRKGTGWERPYQEAWRPIDNDSVQQVLRNGVFCTGGGPAAVRPQDLVYRLRNWTRYADATAPDLFR; translated from the coding sequence ATGATGCTTTTGAACGCTGGGACACCCGCGCCTGCCGCGGGGAATACGCCTGACTTCGCACGGGGCCGCACCTGGCTGCGCCGCGCGGTCATGACCGGAGTCGCCGTGGGCCTGGTGGCCGGGCTGGCCGCTTGCGGCGCGCCGCGTCAGCCGGGCACCTATCTGCTCGACGATCTGGACGAAGACAAGATGCTGCCCGACGCGGGCTGGGAAGAACTCCGGACCCAGCTGCCGCCCGTGCCGACCAGGACCGACACCTTGCCGATCGAACCGATGTCGGTGCGGCAGAACCGTACCTTCGATTTCGGGATCGACCCGCGGTCGGTCGGCGTGGCGCCCGGCGGGATTGTGCGCTACACGCTGTACCAGGTCAGTGATCGGGGTGCCGAAACGGCCAGCTACGAGTCGATCCGCTGCCGCAGCAAGGAATGGCGGCCGGTGGCCACGCTGCGCAAGGGGACGGGGTGGGAGCGGCCTTACCAGGAAGCCTGGCGCCCGATCGACAACGATTCGGTCCAGCAGGTGCTGCGCAATGGTGTGTTCTGCACCGGCGGCGGCCCGGCTGCCGTGCGGCCGCAGGACCTGGTCTACCGCTTGCGGAACTGGACGCGCTACGCGGATGCGACGGCGCCCGACCTGTTCCGGTGA